The following coding sequences are from one Paenibacillus sp. JDR-2 window:
- a CDS encoding cellulase family glycosylhydrolase, with the protein MAGRLGDVNGFVKRAGQKIVNGAGEEILLRGVGFGSWLLPEGYMWKFPEAGDRPRRIEKMVRELIGEEKAAFFWEIYYNTYIAEADIRRIAEEGFNSVRFPINWRFLMVEGTEQYNEKHLALLDRAIGWCREHKLYVILDLHGAPGGQTGANIDDSENDQPELFLNDDYRRLAIDMWRMLAERYKDEWIVAGYDLLNEPLPDWNAQYNDRLMPLYKEMVQAIREVDERHMIIIEGAHWATDWSVIDEVIDDNLMLQFHKYWNSPDTASIQKFLDKREELNLPIYMGEGGENNIEWYTGAFRLYEDHNISWNFWTWKKLSTTNSPCSVIMPEGWDKLVAYLNGGDKPSAEEAEQILWAYLDNLALDRCIYHPQVVCSLLFRTTIRIPAIFYGYYGEGISYGVGERTVRELGFRDEDGTDIRFTDSERETAHFQHGGGQSWEPQDWLHVRLAPGDWLVYELFLPEAAELEHIVTVRAKAIKGEGVAVIRVNNHLVGICAFTGTDWQETAAIERVMLASGRCRVTIKAEGGPLAVEWVRLER; encoded by the coding sequence ATGGCTGGTCGGTTGGGAGACGTAAACGGATTTGTTAAACGGGCAGGTCAGAAAATCGTAAATGGTGCAGGCGAAGAGATATTGCTGCGCGGTGTCGGATTCGGGAGCTGGCTGCTTCCTGAAGGTTATATGTGGAAGTTCCCGGAAGCGGGTGACCGGCCAAGAAGGATAGAGAAAATGGTACGCGAGCTGATCGGCGAGGAGAAGGCAGCGTTCTTTTGGGAAATCTACTATAATACGTACATTGCCGAAGCGGATATCCGGCGTATTGCGGAGGAAGGCTTCAACTCGGTGCGTTTTCCGATTAACTGGCGTTTCCTGATGGTGGAAGGCACGGAGCAATATAATGAGAAGCATCTCGCGCTGCTGGACCGGGCGATTGGCTGGTGCCGGGAGCATAAGCTATACGTCATTCTTGATTTGCATGGCGCTCCAGGCGGCCAGACCGGTGCCAACATAGACGACTCCGAGAATGATCAGCCCGAGCTGTTCTTAAACGACGATTACAGGAGATTGGCCATCGACATGTGGCGCATGCTGGCGGAACGTTATAAGGATGAATGGATCGTAGCGGGATACGATCTCTTAAACGAGCCTCTGCCGGACTGGAATGCGCAATACAACGACAGGCTGATGCCGCTCTATAAGGAAATGGTACAAGCTATCCGCGAGGTCGATGAGCGGCATATGATTATAATAGAAGGCGCGCATTGGGCGACGGACTGGTCGGTAATTGATGAAGTAATCGACGATAACTTGATGCTGCAATTCCATAAGTATTGGAACAGCCCGGATACGGCAAGCATTCAGAAATTCCTGGACAAGCGCGAAGAGCTGAACCTGCCGATTTATATGGGTGAGGGCGGAGAGAACAATATTGAATGGTACACGGGAGCATTCCGTCTGTATGAGGATCATAATATATCCTGGAACTTCTGGACTTGGAAAAAGCTCAGCACCACCAATTCGCCATGCTCGGTTATTATGCCTGAAGGCTGGGATAAGCTTGTTGCTTACTTGAACGGCGGAGATAAGCCAAGCGCTGAAGAGGCGGAGCAGATCCTGTGGGCGTATTTGGACAATCTCGCGCTTGACCGCTGCATTTACCATCCGCAGGTTGTATGTTCGCTATTGTTCCGGACGACAATTCGGATTCCTGCTATTTTTTACGGTTACTACGGAGAAGGCATCAGCTATGGGGTAGGCGAGCGGACCGTACGGGAGCTGGGCTTCCGTGACGAGGACGGCACAGATATCCGCTTCACGGACAGCGAGCGGGAGACGGCACATTTCCAGCATGGCGGAGGGCAGTCGTGGGAGCCGCAGGATTGGCTGCATGTGCGGTTGGCACCAGGAGATTGGCTGGTATATGAGCTGTTTTTGCCGGAGGCTGCGGAATTAGAGCATATCGTGACGGTACGCGCGAAGGCTATTAAAGGTGAGGGCGTGGCTGTTATTCGAGTGAATAACCATCTGGTAGGCATCTGTGCTTTTACCGGTACGGATTGGCAGGAGACTGCCGCAATCGAACGCGTCATGCTGGCATCTGGCCGCTGCCGCGTAACCATCAAGGCCGAGGGCGGACCTCTTGCTGTCGAATGGGTAAGGCTGGAACGGTAA
- a CDS encoding LytTR family transcriptional regulator DNA-binding domain-containing protein, giving the protein MMNTTLSGRNVYEDFELESDVLYFKLGTLGLVSFHGRNYNIKKRMTAEQIQQLTANSSFYPVNTNCYINIGKIKSIAGGVVYFGSEYHETKQVPVPRRKQYVLQQLFTQRTINNELRITP; this is encoded by the coding sequence ATGATGAATACTACGCTGAGCGGCCGAAATGTCTACGAGGATTTCGAACTGGAATCGGATGTGCTTTACTTCAAGCTTGGTACTCTTGGTCTAGTCAGCTTCCACGGCAGAAACTACAACATAAAGAAGAGAATGACTGCCGAACAGATCCAGCAGCTCACCGCAAATAGCAGTTTCTATCCGGTGAATACGAATTGCTACATTAATATCGGCAAGATCAAGTCCATTGCCGGCGGCGTCGTATACTTTGGCTCGGAATATCACGAGACGAAGCAAGTACCGGTACCTAGGCGCAAACAATACGTGCTGCAGCAGCTATTCACTCAACGCACGATTAACAACGAACTGCGCATAACACCATAA
- a CDS encoding lactonase family protein: MSKNQTFAGILYVGSYGAAAEPTIRVCAFDGAAGKISVKQEVTKIQNASYLAVDPTGRHLYAVSETGQTGVEAGGSVASFAIEEGSGALTELNRQLTHGADPCYITIDSANNAVLVANYTGGNAALLPINGDGTLAPASSIVREEAPLGSNTARQEAPHAHAIVVNGNYVYLNDLGTDLIHTFRIEEGNKLVKQSSCKLHSGAGPRHIVFHQSLSTAYVMNELDSTVTLLNVAASGELTPVQTVSALPEGFSGYNDAADIHLSPCGRYLYSSNRGHNSIAVFTVDQADGSLTLLQNASCEGDAPRNFLVLPGGSQLLVANQKTGNIVLFSVNEETGHIRSEGTILEVPSPVCIRLGAAQ, encoded by the coding sequence ATGAGCAAGAACCAGACTTTTGCGGGCATTTTATACGTTGGCTCTTATGGAGCCGCAGCAGAACCGACAATTCGCGTATGCGCTTTTGACGGCGCCGCGGGCAAGATTTCGGTCAAACAAGAAGTGACTAAGATTCAAAATGCATCCTATCTGGCCGTTGATCCAACTGGCCGTCACCTGTATGCGGTAAGCGAAACGGGGCAGACCGGAGTTGAAGCGGGAGGCTCGGTTGCATCCTTTGCGATTGAAGAAGGAAGCGGGGCGCTCACGGAGCTGAACCGCCAGCTGACCCATGGCGCAGATCCTTGCTACATAACGATTGATTCCGCGAATAACGCTGTTCTGGTTGCGAACTATACCGGAGGCAACGCGGCGCTTCTTCCTATTAATGGAGACGGCACGCTTGCACCGGCATCCTCCATTGTCCGGGAAGAGGCGCCGCTTGGTTCGAACACCGCTCGTCAGGAAGCTCCTCATGCGCATGCCATCGTTGTAAACGGCAATTATGTTTATCTGAATGATCTAGGTACGGACCTGATCCATACCTTCCGAATTGAAGAAGGCAACAAACTTGTGAAGCAAAGCTCCTGCAAGCTTCATTCGGGAGCTGGACCGCGCCATATTGTTTTCCATCAGAGCTTGTCCACGGCTTATGTTATGAACGAATTGGATTCCACCGTTACCTTGCTGAATGTAGCGGCAAGCGGGGAGCTAACGCCTGTTCAGACCGTATCCGCTTTACCGGAAGGCTTCTCCGGCTATAACGATGCGGCAGATATTCATCTGTCGCCATGCGGCCGTTATCTGTACAGCTCGAATCGCGGTCATAACAGTATCGCTGTATTTACAGTTGATCAAGCAGATGGAAGCTTGACGCTGCTGCAGAATGCTTCTTGTGAAGGCGATGCTCCGCGTAACTTCCTCGTGCTGCCGGGTGGCAGCCAACTGCTTGTCGCCAATCAGAAAACAGGCAATATCGTGTTGTTCTCCGTTAACGAAGAGACTGGTCATATCCGCTCGGAAGGTACGATACTCGAAGTACCAAGTCCGGTATGCATTCGTTTGGGTGCTGCCCAGTAA
- a CDS encoding aldose 1-epimerase, whose protein sequence is MSTQGKAFEEQYKGEPAVWLQWGSYEAAVLPRVGANLIAFRDTSKGYHILREPAEQEMEAFKANPGIHGIPVLFPPNRYEDGTFDFNGKTYTFPINEPKTGNHLHGFAHTAVWTVEDYGVNKTESYVSLKLSVDEKHPIFEYLPHAFTLRLRYALNDTGLLQHISVHNEGQDAMPCMVAFHTAVNAPFAPNSTPEDCSFTMTIGKRWEMSERMLPTGQFLPLSEGEQAIQTTGVPTYWEAMDNHYTAEPRNGRNQMVLTDSREQVALVYDAGTAFKQWMVWNNNATKGFFCPEPQLNLVNAPNVDLPADEIGLVSLEPGGIWENSSRFYLRSVK, encoded by the coding sequence ATGAGCACGCAAGGAAAAGCATTTGAGGAACAATATAAAGGCGAGCCTGCGGTATGGCTGCAATGGGGCTCCTACGAAGCTGCCGTACTTCCTCGCGTTGGCGCGAATCTGATCGCATTCCGCGACACAAGCAAAGGCTATCATATTCTCCGCGAGCCAGCCGAGCAAGAAATGGAAGCGTTTAAAGCGAACCCCGGCATTCACGGGATTCCGGTATTGTTCCCGCCGAACCGTTATGAAGACGGCACCTTCGACTTTAACGGCAAAACGTATACATTCCCTATCAACGAACCTAAGACAGGCAACCATCTTCACGGCTTTGCCCATACGGCGGTCTGGACGGTTGAAGACTACGGCGTCAACAAAACGGAAAGCTACGTATCCCTGAAGCTGTCAGTGGACGAGAAGCATCCGATCTTCGAATACCTGCCGCATGCGTTTACCCTTCGTCTGCGTTACGCCTTGAACGATACCGGACTTCTTCAGCATATTTCCGTACATAATGAAGGTCAAGACGCCATGCCTTGCATGGTTGCCTTCCATACTGCGGTTAACGCGCCATTCGCGCCAAACAGCACGCCGGAAGACTGCTCCTTCACGATGACGATCGGCAAGCGTTGGGAAATGAGCGAGCGTATGCTGCCTACCGGCCAGTTCCTTCCGCTCTCCGAAGGCGAGCAGGCTATTCAAACAACAGGCGTCCCTACTTATTGGGAAGCTATGGACAACCACTATACGGCAGAACCGCGCAACGGCCGCAATCAAATGGTGCTGACGGATTCGCGCGAGCAGGTTGCTCTCGTCTATGACGCGGGTACGGCCTTCAAGCAATGGATGGTATGGAACAATAACGCGACGAAAGGCTTCTTCTGCCCTGAGCCGCAGCTTAACCTGGTTAATGCGCCAAACGTTGACCTGCCGGCCGATGAGATTGGTCTCGTCAGTCTGGAGCCGGGCGGCATTTGGGAGAACTCGAGCCGTTTCTACTTGCGATCGGTGAAATAA
- a CDS encoding suppressor of fused domain protein, translating to MVQSVSVGNFEKLQNHVEKYIGPIHGVFREIVSGELQLDVIVAAPTKKRNCFTLVTYGMSSLPMNVPSGAEEYRYAELMISLPPSWKLSNEDFKDERHYWPVRALKTLARFPHEHKTWLFMGHSLANGHPAQPYSEDAKFRGMLLTLPEVEDKREFFNLELEDKVVHFFSLIPIYQEEMDYKLKHGEEALIGKLNKIGTDDIVSVNRKNACKKLFGLF from the coding sequence GTGGTACAGTCGGTATCGGTGGGGAACTTTGAAAAGCTTCAAAATCATGTAGAAAAATATATAGGTCCAATTCATGGCGTATTCAGGGAGATCGTGTCTGGCGAATTGCAGCTTGATGTTATTGTCGCAGCGCCAACGAAAAAACGGAACTGCTTTACGCTTGTTACTTACGGAATGAGCAGCTTGCCTATGAATGTGCCCTCTGGTGCGGAAGAGTACCGTTATGCGGAATTAATGATTTCTTTGCCTCCAAGCTGGAAGCTTTCGAATGAAGACTTTAAGGATGAGCGTCATTATTGGCCGGTCCGTGCGCTGAAGACGTTGGCCAGATTTCCACATGAGCATAAAACCTGGCTGTTTATGGGGCATAGTCTTGCGAATGGGCATCCGGCCCAACCCTATAGCGAGGATGCGAAATTTCGGGGAATGCTATTAACCCTGCCCGAAGTAGAGGATAAAAGGGAATTCTTCAACCTGGAGCTTGAAGATAAAGTCGTCCACTTCTTTTCGTTGATTCCGATTTATCAGGAAGAGATGGACTATAAGCTGAAGCATGGCGAAGAAGCTTTGATCGGCAAACTAAACAAAATCGGGACAGACGATATCGTTTCGGTTAACCGTAAAAACGCGTGCAAAAAGCTTTTTGGCCTATTTTAA
- the sbnB gene encoding 2,3-diaminopropionate biosynthesis protein SbnB, with the protein MIYLNERDLAKIGIDWPALAELIGDAVAAYAAGECAQPIKPYLKYGDERNRIIAMPAFVSRPVRAAGLKWIASFPGNIENGLPRANSVTILNDPDTGVPVAMVQGSLISAIRTAAVSGAMLRKLVAEREGPLQVALIGMGPIGRMHVHMLNGLLGDRISRISVFDHRNVEVEEWLKGVPAVIPVEKAASWQEAYRGADVVFTCTAAPERYIDEPAKPDAILMHVSLRDYQLEALSNVGTIIVDSWEEICRADTDTERLHLHAGLRAEDTLTLADALAIPLDRIIRPAGPTLFTPMGLAIFDVAVAAYYAEAAKRLGVGLKLE; encoded by the coding sequence ATGATTTATTTGAATGAACGGGATCTTGCGAAGATCGGCATTGACTGGCCGGCATTAGCCGAACTTATTGGAGATGCGGTGGCTGCTTACGCCGCCGGCGAGTGCGCGCAGCCGATAAAGCCTTATCTGAAATACGGAGATGAACGTAACCGGATTATTGCAATGCCTGCTTTTGTCAGCCGGCCAGTGAGGGCTGCCGGGCTGAAGTGGATTGCCAGCTTTCCTGGCAATATAGAGAACGGATTGCCGAGAGCAAACAGCGTTACGATACTGAATGACCCGGACACCGGCGTTCCCGTTGCGATGGTGCAGGGCAGCCTCATTAGCGCTATCCGGACAGCAGCGGTGAGCGGCGCGATGCTGCGCAAGCTGGTTGCGGAAAGAGAGGGGCCGCTGCAGGTGGCGTTGATTGGCATGGGGCCAATCGGGCGGATGCATGTTCATATGTTAAACGGCCTACTGGGTGACCGGATCAGCCGAATTTCCGTCTTTGACCATAGGAACGTTGAGGTAGAAGAGTGGCTGAAGGGCGTTCCGGCTGTGATTCCGGTCGAGAAAGCAGCGTCCTGGCAGGAAGCTTACCGGGGAGCGGACGTGGTGTTTACTTGCACGGCTGCGCCGGAGCGTTATATTGATGAGCCTGCCAAGCCGGATGCGATTCTGATGCATGTATCGCTGCGCGATTATCAATTGGAGGCATTGTCTAACGTGGGCACGATCATCGTCGACAGCTGGGAGGAGATATGCCGGGCGGATACGGATACGGAGCGTCTGCATTTGCATGCCGGCTTGCGGGCAGAAGATACGTTAACACTGGCCGATGCGCTGGCAATTCCTCTGGACCGAATCATTCGACCTGCGGGACCAACGCTATTTACGCCAATGGGCCTTGCGATCTTTGATGTCGCCGTAGCGGCGTATTACGCAGAGGCTGCGAAGCGGCTTGGCGTGGGTCTGAAATTGGAATAG
- a CDS encoding S-layer homology domain-containing protein — MRKTWVSVVLAGVVTAGSLIGLGITGNERSVEAAAKPTFKDIDGHWAESSIETAVQAGVLNGYPDGSFKPNNTITRAELLKVMTMTFKIEVGTGGSNWYAPYQTALSKAGIYLDGDYPGNLNNPATRNEMAKLAVRGEYAEYRGKKLSAAELMFRAVNKGILSRSGTKAETINTEGTTTRAEAAVLVTRLLKLANGGKLTVDQGASSAAEIAWHRHNMITMFDQNDLVKLPYSVDISKKYNVTIDKLIVLDPADTKGYYAEYLKGATYYPVNKSEKPSDGYVFAYKIIGKSLVADGSGISMSSSFVTYIEGSTGGTIDLAPQYMYEDGELIEREGLFYNNKYFGFNKVNSLAHNYKFDLVPKQYLRDQIEKYGGFPIHLVKYNVAFGSGEQIYLTDVKDKWAQ, encoded by the coding sequence GTGAGAAAAACATGGGTTTCTGTTGTATTAGCCGGTGTCGTCACGGCAGGGAGTTTGATTGGGTTAGGAATAACCGGTAACGAGCGGAGTGTCGAGGCAGCGGCAAAACCTACGTTTAAGGATATCGACGGACATTGGGCGGAATCGTCTATTGAAACGGCTGTGCAAGCCGGGGTACTCAACGGTTACCCGGATGGATCTTTTAAGCCAAATAACACAATTACTCGGGCAGAACTGCTCAAAGTTATGACCATGACTTTCAAAATCGAAGTGGGCACTGGCGGCTCCAATTGGTATGCGCCTTATCAGACTGCACTGTCCAAGGCGGGCATTTATTTGGATGGCGATTATCCGGGCAATCTGAACAATCCTGCTACGCGCAATGAAATGGCGAAGTTAGCGGTACGGGGCGAGTACGCGGAATATCGCGGGAAAAAGTTAAGCGCGGCGGAATTGATGTTCCGCGCGGTGAACAAGGGGATTTTGTCCCGTTCCGGGACGAAAGCGGAGACGATTAACACCGAAGGCACAACAACCCGCGCAGAGGCAGCGGTGCTCGTGACAAGGCTGTTGAAGCTGGCAAACGGCGGTAAATTGACGGTTGACCAAGGGGCATCCAGTGCTGCTGAGATTGCTTGGCATCGTCATAATATGATTACGATGTTTGATCAGAATGATTTGGTGAAGCTTCCTTATTCCGTGGATATTAGCAAGAAGTATAACGTGACGATTGATAAGTTGATTGTTTTGGATCCTGCGGATACAAAAGGATACTATGCGGAGTATTTGAAGGGGGCTACGTATTATCCCGTTAATAAATCTGAAAAGCCAAGTGATGGCTATGTATTTGCTTATAAAATTATCGGGAAAAGTTTAGTAGCAGACGGATCGGGCATTTCGATGAGTAGTAGTTTTGTTACATATATAGAGGGAAGTACAGGAGGGACGATAGATCTTGCTCCACAATATATGTATGAGGATGGAGAATTAATCGAAAGAGAGGGTCTATTCTATAACAATAAGTACTTTGGTTTTAATAAGGTTAATAGTTTAGCCCATAATTATAAATTTGATTTAGTTCCAAAACAGTATCTAAGAGATCAAATTGAAAAATATGGTGGATTTCCAATCCATCTCGTTAAATACAATGTTGCATTTGGAAGTGGAGAACAAATCTATTTGACGGATGTGAAGGATAAATGGGCTCAATAA
- a CDS encoding MFS transporter, with amino-acid sequence MSGNSAKISPAVKLGTVYSILFAISSVHLLNDAMQSVVSALFPIFEDSLGLKFGQIGWIAFTLNMTSSVLQPAVGLLSDKKPAPWMLPVGMACSLVGMVGLAYAPSFWMLLLAVVFVGFGSAVFHPEGSRVVFFAAGERRGLAQSIYQVGGNFGQALAPLMTIYIFVPLGQRGAVLGTFLAIAAILVLLRVVPWYGAQLAEKGTPVKKKAAGAVPAVSPYNKKVIAFALTLLLILVFARSWYAAGIGSFFNFYMQDKYGLSIKAAQVPLFIFMAAGVLGTFFGGILSDRFGRKRMMLFSIAGSAPFALLLPHVSLGWIYPVIFVLGFILQSGFSVSVVYAQELLPGKVGMASGLITGLAFGMGGLGSIALGTAADHYGILDTMVACSFLPLIGLLSILLPKDRRE; translated from the coding sequence ATGTCCGGCAATTCGGCGAAAATTTCTCCGGCAGTCAAGCTGGGGACGGTATACTCTATTCTTTTTGCTATCAGCTCTGTCCATTTGCTTAATGATGCCATGCAATCGGTCGTATCGGCTCTATTTCCGATTTTCGAGGATTCGCTTGGTTTAAAATTCGGCCAGATCGGTTGGATCGCTTTTACCCTTAATATGACGTCATCGGTCCTGCAGCCTGCGGTAGGTTTATTGTCGGACAAAAAGCCTGCGCCATGGATGCTTCCGGTGGGGATGGCCTGCAGTCTGGTCGGGATGGTAGGCCTGGCTTATGCGCCAAGCTTCTGGATGCTGCTGCTTGCCGTCGTATTTGTAGGTTTTGGTTCGGCGGTCTTCCATCCGGAAGGCTCGCGCGTTGTATTCTTTGCCGCGGGCGAACGCCGCGGCCTTGCGCAATCGATTTATCAGGTCGGAGGCAACTTCGGCCAGGCGCTTGCTCCGTTGATGACGATTTATATTTTTGTTCCGCTTGGTCAACGCGGTGCCGTTCTTGGGACTTTCCTTGCGATAGCCGCCATTTTGGTGCTGCTCCGGGTTGTGCCATGGTATGGAGCGCAGCTCGCCGAGAAGGGTACGCCGGTTAAGAAAAAGGCAGCAGGTGCCGTGCCGGCGGTATCCCCATACAACAAAAAAGTTATCGCATTTGCATTAACTTTGCTGCTTATTCTTGTTTTTGCGCGCTCGTGGTATGCGGCGGGAATTGGAAGCTTTTTCAACTTCTACATGCAGGATAAATACGGGTTGTCTATCAAAGCCGCTCAGGTGCCTCTCTTTATCTTTATGGCGGCAGGCGTGCTGGGGACTTTCTTCGGCGGTATCCTATCGGACCGGTTTGGCCGAAAGCGCATGATGCTGTTCTCGATTGCCGGCTCTGCGCCATTCGCCCTGCTGCTGCCGCATGTATCGCTTGGCTGGATTTATCCGGTTATTTTCGTACTAGGATTTATCCTGCAGTCCGGCTTCTCGGTTAGCGTTGTTTATGCGCAGGAGCTGCTGCCCGGTAAGGTAGGCATGGCATCCGGCTTGATTACGGGTCTTGCCTTTGGCATGGGTGGACTTGGCTCCATTGCGCTTGGTACGGCAGCTGACCATTATGGCATTTTGGATACGATGGTAGCCTGCAGCTTCCTGCCTTTAATCGGATTGTTATCTATTTTGCTTCCGAAGGACCGTAGAGAATAA